The sequence TTATCAATAGTTtgtgtaccaaattattttttactatatattatattattaaagttgagaCATCAATAATATCTACTTTTGGTGAATTGATCTCTCATGCATAACAATTTTtccccaaaaataaaattattttttaaataaaacaaattataataAACCAATGATTaaaaaacacaataaattagaaattcaagcattaactttaaataaatttactGTAATCTCATTATGTTACAtatataaagttattttaaataaagataaacctatattttatattcaaaaaaaaatttaatttacgtCGTGTATGAAATTTTACTAGTTCTATATGAAATTTCACGCCATCGGACTGACGATTTGGTCTGATAGTATGGCAAGTTCATAAATTGTCGTCAGACTTTTCATAAATTGTgaaaataatgatattatttttattttaatataaattaaattaactgAAAAAGGAAATTATCGTAAATgccgaaaaataaaaataaaaaaatatattatacaaaCACACACCatgtaaatcaaaattatatatgtgttATCTATCATAAGGATCTTACACCACAACTTATTATATTCTTCTGaaattgtattatattattCTGAAACTATTTTACAATCAAGTTCTTttcctttattattttttttaaaaaaaaaaagtatttatcGTGGGAAAATGGTGACATCCCTTTCAAGACCGGAGAAAGGTTGGTTTTTTCAACACAATGAAAATTAACACAGGATTATGATAATTGTATGCAATTTTTgtattcttcttctttttcaaaACACATTAATTTCCAATATGGACCCACCCCAAATGAATATTCTGTTAATATAACAAAATTAAGTTTCTGGAATTTCTGATTTCTAGAACAGATAAACTTATAGTGAAAAAATGTATTTAATTAGCAATAATAAGATGAAGATTTCGGGTGGGATGTGATGAACAAGGAAAGACTTGCAATAATAATATTGTATCAAAAGTCATTAATGTCAATTAATTTTGTGGAACCTTTCAACTACCTTGGTTGAGTTTTCACACCCCACTTTAATCCCGGCCCTTCTACTTCTACTTCTACTTCTACTTCACTCATGGCAGCAGCAACGTTAAGCTACTTCTCACCCAGACCAAATATAATGGCAAATTTGTGATTTTGTAGACTAGTTTGTGTTGATGGGATGGGTTCGTGTGTGTCGGCCGTCAGACCCCGCTTCTCATTCGGCTCCAAAAATGACAAGGTCATGCTCAACGCCGTCGCTGAGCTTCCAACCAAGTCCCACTGCTCGCGCTCCGGTATGGCAATCATAATTTCATCCTTATGATGTCTGCAGTTTGTTCTTTTCCACGATCCCATATGATCCACCACTccaaagatttgattttttgaACTCGCTAGGCGTTTATGATGTATGTCTTatgatgttttatgatttaaagaatgGGTATTTAACCTGCCTAAAGAGTTCATTAATCTAAAGTTATTAGACCACAGATATTGAACACAGAGACATGTCACAGTGCTTCATTGtacctaatttattaattacacttctgaaatattttgaacattttttaaattgatatttcaagTACATTAATGGACAAAAACTATGTTGTTAAACATTGTCACTCCTTAGATTCTGTTGTTCTCTGTGTTATTGTAAGTTTCATCTAGCATAGGTGCCGAGTTCGTTTCTTTATGTTTCGAACAATGAAGCTAATTGGATGCCAATTTTACACGGTTTGAGTTGTGGCTTAAAAAAGGCCTACATTTAGAACTCTTTGGTTTCTGTTCTCCACTTCATTCTGATGTGTAATGTTTCACGGATCCATTTGTGATATGACGTGATATGGTTTTGATTTTTATGCAGGTAGCAAAGAGGAAGCCTTCTTTGACTCTCAACCTTGGTTAGATTCAGATGGGGAAGATGACTTTCTCAGTGTTAATGGTGGTAAGGAAAAAATCCAACAGCATTTGTATTTTGCAAACGAAATTTGACCTTGGGCTTCCACCATCCTCCCCCAAGGCCCCAACAAGCATTAAGATCCTAAATTTTCTGTACTTTTCATGAAACTAACCCTGCATAATGGTACCTTTTCTTTGCAGATTTCACGCCTTCTCAGGGGAATACTCCAGTTCACCCCAGCTTCTCAGTTGGTAACCCACGAGCAAATGATTCCTTCATTGTGGAAGGAACTCTTGATTCCATACCTTCGCCATCTAGCCCGGATAAGAAAAAGAGACTTTCTGAGCTGTTTAAAGAGAACTTACATGCTGACCAGTTCGTCAATGAAGAAAATACGACAGGGTGGGGAAATGCGGTTCCTGCAAATGTCGAAACTAGGGCGACAGGGGTAGTCCTCCAATATCCAAAATCTACAAATGGGACCCCTTATCTCTCTGGAGCTAACTCTAGGGGCAGTAGTGAAAGAACTCCCAATGGATTGTTCGAAGCAGACGAAAACTCAGTGAAGTCTGCACAATGTTGCCTTCCGAGGTTGCTTTCAAGTCGTAGCTTCAACGAAAGGAGAAAGAGAATGAGCCCTGCCTGGAATCTTGGCTCATAGATATCGGCTGGTATCTAAAATTCGGCACCATGCTTATGGTGAGACTGATTCCCCTTCACTTTTGAGAATGTATCTAATTTAGAAATGAGGATACAAAAAATGAGGAATATGTTGAACCATGCTAGAACCTCGCAAAACTAAAGTCTTGTGTAGCCTGGGAATTCAAATACAGGCGCAAGAGAAACTTGTCAAAGTTCCATAATATTTCTCGTTGTCTGCCTATCTAGTTTAAACTTGTGAGGTAATTCGAGTGTGCACGTTCTTTGTTGCACgagaatattactttttgtaCCATACATAATGCAGATTGATGTATGAATCAACAGTTTGTTTTTGACCGATTGGTGAATAAGTAATACAGTAGGGTAAGATGAAAAACCGTTTTATATCAAGAGCCCAAAACCATGCTTGTTGGGAcatatgcatgtatattatgGCAAAAGAGGATTCCATTAATCATatccaaatttaaatttaaaatggttCATACAGATAATTAATAGCCCAGCAATACAAATCAAATCAGATAGCACACCAAAACAGGGGAATCAACTCGGCACTTCATCTTAAAACTGTTCTGTTATGGTAGCCTGAAGAGGGGGAAACAAAGATTGGTGACAGCTGTATGTTCGGGGAATCTTCAAACTatagtatgtatgtatgtatgtatccAACTACATCTTCTTCTGATGTATGTTGTATTTTATTTGTCTTGTTGATGGTTTTTTTTTCAGATATCCATTCCTTGTTGCGATGTAATAGTTTGTCTCTGGTCATCTTTGAAACGgaacataaatttaaataaatgaagaCATAGAtagtgatattcaaaatagacttccttgtagttttaaaaaataaatctggTATTCAATATTAACTTTTAAAGAGTCATCTATATGTATTCGAATTTTCAATAGAATTTTAATGTGATTCATTAAAATACATACATTAAAGCTTATAGTAAACCTATAAATTGTATTTGTTTCAACCCAAATATTTGGAtaagtttttaaagtttataATTCATACACAAGTTTTTTTCTCTATCTCTCCTCTCGTCTTCTCTCATAAGATCTATCTCTATCATTCTCTCTAAATTTCAAAATGTATCACTatgtatattttcttttttttcttgtaagatttttatttttttggttgactgtacatttaataatttttaattttaatatgatagGAAATTTTTTGGTGAAAGATGCCTCCATGGGTCCTCTTAGAGAGGCTCTCAGACAGGGTACTGACATGACAAATCTTAAAAAGGAGGATACAAGACTAGTTAACCTTCTGGTAATCCGGCCTCATTATGATACTCAAAAGAAATAATTAGGACTTGTCATTCTAAGTGCTTTTATCAAAACTTGGATAATCCAAATTCTAACTCGTCCAGGACTTCAAGAAAGCATTACAATCAAGAAGTGAGGCCTTCAGTCTCATCGAACGAACTCGGTACATATGAGAACTGGAATGAGCAATTTGGTAGCTTATCCTCATAAAAGGCTCATAGACAGGCAGGACAAAAAATTTCAGTGAGTACGACTATCACCGCTGAAGCTCAGAAATAGCATACTTAATTTCCTTGTATTTTAACCAGTTTTATGTTAGTTTTCTGTAGCTCAgaagagaaaataaatatttttactgtGTAAATTTTAGTTGGGTCGAGTTCAGGAGCGAACTAAATCGGTAGTAATGTTGCTTCCTCTCAAATATCTTGTACGTACCTCAAGTGTTTGGCCTCTGATGTTTCTTAATTGTATACTCACTATGTGATTATTGATGTAAAGCATCTTGATAGGGAAACGAATTAATGCCGAGCAGCATATATATTATCTGTAtgtgatgtatatatatatatatataacgtgGACCACATAAATATATAGActattctcttttattttttattatgtaaattagtatttgatatcttttatgtctactcacattataatatgttatttttaatcaaatgattaaAATCTTTTTTAATTTATCGTCTCTTACGATAAagtaaattattcaaaatttaaaaatagttcattgttgaattatgTATTTTCTCTGGtgtcttattaatattttttcatgtcctcattatttattttggtgACTTTGGCTATAACTtgttagttttaaaaaatattttttgcaaaagaaaatttctttaataaaatatggttaaaaactttattgtgatataccatttttataaaaaaaaattctaatttttaaatctttttactTGTTACAGTTGGCTAggatttatgtgtttaaataaaaaaaattttaaccaacttttttgtggtttatatttataaattatttgaataaaacacggtaaaagatcgttgtgattagacctgtcaatttgggttgggttCGTCTATTTGGCCCACATCGTCAAATAATTTAAGtgtgttgggttgaaattttgtcaacctATTTAAAGGTGGGACTAAAGGAGCCCGGACGAGTTTGtattaaatatcaatatatctaCTATTATCACTTGTCAATCATAAATTCCTCATATAAATGGGAGATTATCATCTTGATATTAAAATTATGATGTTACTATTAATTGTTTGCTTTTATTGTTGTCTACCcacattacaatatattaattttaatccaatgatttagtttttttatttttcttttcattatgtcaattcaattaattaaagtttagaaatagttcattgttgaattgtgaattttttttgatgtcttattatttttttatgtcatcgttattttattttttgtgacgTTGGCTATAACTtatgagttaaaaaaatatttttttgcaaaggtttatatttaaaattactttaataaaatatggttaaaaaatttattataatataccatttttataaaaaaaatttctaatttttaaatcgcTTTACTTATAACCGttggctagaatttatgtgtttaaataaaaaaaaattccaaccaacatttttttgcggtttatatttataaattatttgaataagacaaggtaaaagatcgttgtgattagACCCATCAATTTGAGTTGGGTCCGTCGATTGGCCATTACTACCAAACAATTTAAATGgattgggttgaaattttgtcaacctatttaaaggtgggcctaaatgagctcacacgggtttatattaaatatttatatatctaaTATTGTCGATTTTCAATTATGAATTCTTCATGTAAAGGGATAATATcatattgattttaaaattaagatgtTAATATCTTGTCCATAAATTGTGGGTTGTTCAGATATTTTGGTAGGCACTGaaaattgagtgtcaaagttgacatttgaaatgtgtttttggattcctgacaatatatatgttaatcaacatattatttttaagttatttttatcagtattgtgAATGATAAACaagtttattgaaataaataagtattatcatatctttaaattaatatctaCTTCCATGTTTGACATGTTCTGAGTCTTAGCAAAATGTGGAACAGTATATTCAAGCAAACGAATACACAAAGTTTGGGGCGAAACCAAAATTATGTGGTaacaagaattaaaatataaaaaaaaaatttaatgaatttatcgaggttaagatgcataacaaatcttatatcataatatataaaatttcaaccttataaatgaaataaatcatacatatatgaaatatacaaaattttataacatatacaatcaagtaatttattttaattgtattttattctacaaaaattcttgtcaaactcagtgattgtggatttaacatctattaaatcagcaaactaaagagcgtgtcaattaaactaattgagtaatcacatattcttgaatttcttaattaattttttatcttgaaaatttgtttcatttaatattttaaattataagacaccgttactataactaaagacacatttttttaaatgttcaaaaggactcaatcactaactcatatggaaaaacatttatcgacatactatattgaaaacattctaattaatttggcgcatttgctgaaaattttctaattaattaagaaaaattcatttacaataatcatatttaatctttttgggctaacaccatttattttataagatattcatcgcaattctttatttgtatgttaatctttaaatctgaattatgatgtatattgtttttctaaaagttcttaaataatgatttaatacatttattcgacacttcaatattaacattttaaaacaNNNNNNNNNNNNNNNNNNNNNNNNNNNNNNNNcatatatataagtatctcacttggtctcaccttatgttttgtcactgtacaaagcgaaagtttatgcactgtagtgttctacattttcttaatttttctcttgatttcaaatttaatttcatcatctattggtctttaaagatatattagaattttttctaaacatttaatcttaaatatgatcaattaaccaaataattattatactttgtatacaataataaatagattaatatctttgaaaatataaaaagtaatatattgagaagaataaaaaaagaatgttagaattaatactataattatctaatgtaaatattaaatttaacatcatacattcgaaaatgtgtttattgaaataaagactatgatgataaactaaaaataatatctaTACGTTTTGATGTAACAGTATACGCTtgagcctacaattggtatcagagccaagatcgcgactttgattttcatttattgcaattggtgcaattattaggagatagattgtttggtacaataattgtccacgaTGGGTAGTCGCTTcagctgttgtatgatttaattaaagatttgacttgcatagttaccatcagttatagtttttggtaaaacgacaaacgctcgatcctatattatttgattgtaaagctagaagaaacaggttgcatcaacttttagttttgaattgatcccttacatgttactcgatttttaaatttagaagcattctacagttttcaaatattattatatattgaattataatttatccctttcaaattggataaatacaaaataaaaatcatgtaaatattattaacaaaaacatttaaataaaatattagatttgtcgataatcaaaataaaaaataaaaaaattttgatccttgagtgagaaataagatatttaaataaagttataattgccacAATGAAATAGTGCACCTAAATGAatttatcactgtattttgaaactaaaatgtcaaaaaaaaatctcaacatattatttttatatcatatttaaaataattatgaatccaaaattttattattttgagttggcttttgttatgaaaaatcattgtgaataaattgaatttaaaaattcttatatctatgtatatcacttattaatatatcaacctaagtccaggtaataaaaaaataaaaaataaacttatttatcttcgatgtacacaaattatatagtaaagatatatgacatttaagacaatgaagtagaataaatgttcacatataacaaaatatatacacaagaaaaacaataaataaaaatatttttctagatataaatatttttttaaaactttttacagtgagttggagaagataaaagagaaaaaatattaaatcttttgggatacacaaaaaaataaaaatggaagaaatgttTGACATACTATGAAttcagttttcaaattaaatgtatactataaagttatatttaccgttcaaactttataaatgcaatgaatttttctcaagataagagtacacaaatgttcccgttaagatatttaaacaattagaaaaattaaatatattatttttctgaaggtaatatcaatatgacattagtaatttgattgtgctaattatacttatgagttgatatgatatattaaaataagtgtcataagagtcagtaaaaagatgatttattgtcaaaaaatttattattataaattgtaaataaatgacaacatttaatccatattttttaaaatcaatcaatcagtactttttatgtgatgatagattgttataatgattaggggtgagcattcggtcggttttgttaccgaccgaaccgaattagtcataatCAGATCGAatcgaaatatttagcaataaccgaaccgaccgaattaattttcataaccgatgaaaatcgaaccaaattaaaatcggttaattcggttggtgaccggattaaccgattagttttaaaaaaattcgtgatttaactttaattatatatgtaatttttttaacactacagtctacacaactgcataaaaaataaaatcacatacatcacaaatttttctttagaatcatggctgattttaaaattaaaaagtaaaaatttaaaaatatattaaaattgataaataatagtatttattttatcggttaattcgattagccgattttaaaattttgaaaatcgtaaccgaaccgaattaacagatataaccgaattttttaatttgaaaaccgaatttccgaattgactcggttcggtcggttaattcgctTTAATCGAAATTTTGCTCacccctaataataatgtgtagttt comes from Primulina huaijiensis isolate GDHJ02 chromosome 5, ASM1229523v2, whole genome shotgun sequence and encodes:
- the LOC140976445 gene encoding uncharacterized protein At3g27210-like; amino-acid sequence: MGSCVSAVRPRFSFGSKNDKVMLNAVAELPTKSHCSRSGSKEEAFFDSQPWLDSDGEDDFLSVNGDFTPSQGNTPVHPSFSVGNPRANDSFIVEGTLDSIPSPSSPDKKKRLSELFKENLHADQFVNEENTTGWGNAVPANVETRATGVVLQYPKSTNGTPYLSGANSRGSSERTPNGLFEADENSVKSAQCCLPRLLSSRSFNERRKRMSPAWNLGS